The Vibrio tasmaniensis genome has a segment encoding these proteins:
- a CDS encoding TraB/VirB10 family protein, producing MFDKQKDAFDRFKKRAFKDTDGDFEDGGTVNAVTRKRNRTITFTVLLILAAIALVVWRFTQPPQAPSNVNQDVGFGAIVTDDFTDKDNQSALTFQQDKINQIEQSLVKFEGTLSRFGQSLTSELENIKKANERDNASQLTELEQKMQQKLDEVDALKVQLETQLASALNTGAPSTQHKIDSQQGGTFGQYKLPPRPAINGNIETAKVNEFQYQQQDDVAFGGDAFDSFEFHWQASIEEKQSRRTTDNYVPTGTFVTAVITGGADANAGVSGQGDTSPIVFQTVNQGILPNGQPSKLKDCTITGAVYGEISSSRGVARTNRISCIQPNGDILDIPVNATVFNFGRNGIRGTTILKNGKIVQMAGIAGILQGVGDAGKALAQTTTPTALGPSQSIDTDKIGLNLLGGATESVGSKLADYYIKLAELYHPIVEVNPGGIVNIVFLEGFPLDPLLADEYEARINEQREHVSSSNQILDVITNAPALPPTTQTAPINPLAQKITQQGLNSVGFGREE from the coding sequence ATGTTCGATAAACAAAAGGACGCATTTGACCGCTTTAAGAAACGCGCCTTCAAAGACACCGATGGGGACTTTGAAGACGGCGGCACCGTCAATGCCGTAACAAGAAAGCGCAATCGCACCATAACGTTCACGGTGTTGCTGATATTGGCCGCTATCGCATTGGTAGTGTGGCGATTCACGCAGCCTCCCCAAGCGCCAAGCAACGTCAATCAAGACGTTGGCTTTGGCGCCATCGTCACCGACGATTTCACCGACAAGGACAACCAATCGGCCCTGACGTTTCAGCAAGATAAAATCAACCAAATCGAGCAAAGCTTAGTCAAGTTTGAGGGGACATTGAGCCGCTTTGGACAGAGCTTAACCTCTGAGTTAGAAAACATAAAAAAAGCCAATGAGCGTGATAATGCGTCACAACTGACAGAGCTTGAGCAAAAGATGCAACAAAAGCTCGATGAAGTGGACGCGCTCAAAGTCCAGCTTGAGACACAACTGGCCTCAGCCCTCAATACCGGTGCCCCTTCCACTCAGCACAAGATAGACAGTCAACAAGGCGGCACGTTTGGTCAATACAAGCTGCCCCCAAGACCGGCAATAAATGGCAACATTGAAACCGCTAAGGTCAATGAGTTTCAGTATCAACAACAAGATGATGTGGCTTTTGGTGGGGATGCCTTTGATAGCTTTGAGTTTCATTGGCAAGCCAGTATCGAGGAGAAACAATCTCGCCGCACGACCGATAACTACGTACCAACCGGCACTTTTGTGACCGCAGTGATTACTGGGGGTGCGGATGCGAATGCGGGCGTGTCTGGACAAGGCGATACCTCCCCGATTGTCTTTCAAACCGTCAATCAAGGAATATTACCCAACGGTCAGCCCTCCAAACTCAAGGACTGCACCATCACAGGCGCGGTCTACGGGGAAATTTCATCCAGTCGCGGCGTGGCGCGCACCAACAGAATAAGCTGCATACAACCCAATGGGGATATCCTTGATATCCCCGTCAATGCGACCGTGTTTAACTTTGGGCGCAATGGCATTCGCGGCACGACCATCTTGAAAAACGGGAAAATCGTTCAAATGGCGGGCATTGCTGGAATATTGCAAGGCGTTGGGGATGCCGGTAAAGCGCTCGCCCAAACCACAACACCGACCGCGCTTGGTCCAAGTCAAAGCATTGACACCGATAAGATAGGATTAAATCTACTTGGCGGCGCTACCGAAAGCGTTGGCAGCAAGCTGGCGGATTACTACATCAAACTGGCGGAGCTCTACCACCCCATAGTGGAAGTCAATCCTGGTGGCATCGTCAATATTGTCTTTTTGGAAGGCTTTCCATTAGACCCGCTACTGGCCGATGAATACGAAGCGCGCATTAATGAGCAGCGTGAGCACGTATCGAGCTCTAACCAGATACTCGATGTTATTACCAATGCTCCCGCCCTTCCACCCACCACTCAAACTGCCCCTATCAACCCATTAGCGCAAAAAATCACCCAACAAGGGTTAAACAGCGTGGGCTTTGGGCGTGAGGAATAA
- the traV gene encoding type IV conjugative transfer system lipoprotein TraV, with amino-acid sequence MNRQFLFSLSILLGLTGCSAGFESEYSCDKVGGVSGCVTMNEVRDNVYGYTGDSGIATVSPQSRLAPPSAFTLLPRRNREGEPERSQEDVKKLTVFPFIDKDNHYIDTMDVYFVLDDSRWSGRPAREIWKD; translated from the coding sequence ATGAATAGACAGTTTTTGTTTTCACTATCGATACTCCTAGGTCTGACCGGCTGCAGCGCGGGCTTTGAGAGCGAATACAGTTGCGATAAGGTCGGCGGCGTTTCCGGATGCGTCACCATGAACGAGGTTCGAGACAACGTCTACGGCTATACCGGTGACAGCGGCATAGCCACGGTTTCCCCTCAATCGCGTCTTGCCCCACCGTCCGCCTTTACCTTACTGCCAAGGCGCAATCGAGAGGGGGAGCCTGAGCGAAGCCAAGAAGACGTTAAAAAGCTCACCGTCTTCCCTTTCATCGACAAAGACAATCACTACATCGATACGATGGATGTTTACTTTGTCTTAGACGATAGCCGTTGGTCTGGGCGCCCTGCGCGCGAGATTTGGAAGGATTAA
- the traC gene encoding type IV secretion system protein TraC gives MFSSSRSGLSALFQDAKQAQNHLHHELPYRDYDPIEQVFDNAHSRGFGFKISVLGGANDDLIQSLSHLMGDLPDGDKWDYQVQLFGHNRVAHYLEGNQALLSQRGGICQKMANDDAIYAHYAAQHGYLHRQKNNRFDLRDYDAFFFVSTTEKDPQELLDARMTLETGLAQLGFDLLPVTPEMLLTGVGDILNFDKRQDRPKEKSYNPLEPLNLQALSPDTEALTHRGHIATRHTNDQGEEVRTRLVHLGLSRLPGDYRLYALPEAFSSIRNVSRNITCPHRVTLSFRNEPTGKQNADNDNKIKDLTKTVNSQMAILAPMAEDELKERKALQKGLLSKEFTIASMVLTVSLLTDKACQKKDTQAAKESFGNAGLDIIPLKMNQPQALLSTLPFMMSEGLWGDCKKAGRVRTFKSSNLVNLFPLIMDFSQLKGGVLLPTMRQQISFFNPFTCGSDNQNIALTGGSGAGKSFLVQEIAETVYAMGGKVWILDKGASYKKLTLSLGGTYMTHANIFLNPFTHLGSMQNAEFEFVDDDGRPVDPMMEALDNITALFATIASPYTPLTAFQQSVLGDAIVTAWENKGNQALVDDVRDALIEIAGEESDRRIKDIAVQLKKFCTDGMYGDVFNKPSMLDPSVEITTLELDGFPPAVLRPVIFALMVSINQQMYLSGSRSTPKMCIIEEAWSLLSGANEQAREFINTGYRTARKFGGAFCTVTQGIEDFFSSEEAKACYNNSDIHIILRQGEGFDKYLAQNPDAFSPFEQRIIKSFAPSAEAGYSSARIKAGGHVTYHRFFASPVKRAMFSTEPKEFEYCENLYKQGQSLERAIEQTSMHFYGKEIDAFNQAIGAST, from the coding sequence ATGTTTTCTTCCTCACGAAGTGGCTTGTCCGCCTTGTTCCAAGATGCCAAGCAAGCCCAAAACCACCTTCACCATGAATTACCGTATCGAGACTACGATCCCATTGAGCAAGTCTTTGATAACGCTCACTCACGCGGCTTTGGTTTTAAAATCAGCGTCCTTGGGGGCGCAAACGACGATTTGATTCAGTCATTAAGCCACCTCATGGGGGACTTGCCCGATGGGGATAAATGGGACTATCAAGTACAGCTGTTTGGTCATAACCGTGTCGCGCACTACTTAGAAGGCAATCAAGCGCTACTCAGTCAGCGAGGCGGTATCTGCCAGAAGATGGCCAACGATGACGCCATTTACGCCCACTACGCCGCGCAGCACGGTTACCTGCACAGACAAAAAAACAATCGCTTTGATTTGCGCGACTACGACGCGTTCTTTTTTGTCTCCACCACGGAAAAAGACCCACAAGAGCTGCTGGATGCGCGAATGACGCTAGAGACGGGACTCGCGCAGCTGGGGTTTGATTTACTGCCCGTGACACCTGAGATGTTGCTCACTGGTGTGGGGGATATCTTAAACTTTGATAAGCGCCAAGACAGGCCAAAGGAAAAAAGCTACAACCCACTAGAGCCTTTAAACCTGCAAGCGTTATCTCCCGATACCGAAGCGTTAACCCATCGTGGTCATATCGCCACCCGTCACACCAATGATCAAGGGGAAGAGGTACGCACACGCTTGGTTCATCTGGGGCTTTCTCGATTGCCTGGTGATTATCGCCTATACGCCTTACCCGAAGCTTTCTCTTCTATCCGCAACGTATCGCGTAACATCACTTGCCCGCATCGCGTGACCTTAAGTTTTCGTAACGAGCCAACCGGTAAGCAGAACGCAGATAACGATAATAAGATAAAAGACTTAACCAAGACGGTGAACAGCCAAATGGCGATACTCGCGCCCATGGCCGAAGATGAACTCAAAGAGCGCAAAGCCTTGCAAAAAGGCTTGTTGTCTAAAGAGTTTACCATCGCGTCTATGGTACTCACCGTCTCACTGCTGACTGACAAAGCCTGTCAGAAAAAAGACACCCAAGCGGCGAAGGAGTCATTTGGCAATGCGGGGCTTGATATCATTCCACTGAAAATGAATCAGCCCCAAGCGCTGCTTTCCACCTTGCCTTTTATGATGAGTGAAGGGTTATGGGGCGATTGTAAAAAAGCCGGGCGCGTTCGCACGTTTAAAAGCTCAAATCTGGTGAATCTCTTTCCGCTCATCATGGACTTTAGCCAACTCAAAGGGGGCGTACTCCTACCCACGATGCGCCAACAAATCTCGTTCTTTAACCCTTTCACCTGTGGCAGTGATAACCAAAACATCGCCCTGACGGGAGGCTCCGGCGCCGGGAAAAGCTTCCTAGTTCAAGAAATCGCGGAAACGGTTTACGCCATGGGCGGTAAAGTGTGGATACTCGATAAAGGCGCCAGCTATAAAAAACTGACGCTCAGCCTTGGGGGGACCTACATGACCCACGCCAACATCTTCTTAAACCCGTTCACCCATTTAGGCTCCATGCAAAATGCGGAGTTTGAGTTTGTGGACGATGATGGTCGACCCGTTGACCCCATGATGGAAGCGCTCGATAACATCACGGCGTTGTTCGCCACCATTGCGTCGCCCTACACGCCACTAACAGCCTTTCAACAAAGCGTACTCGGCGATGCGATAGTGACGGCGTGGGAGAATAAAGGCAATCAAGCCTTAGTGGATGATGTCAGAGACGCCTTGATTGAGATTGCGGGAGAAGAGAGTGACCGACGCATCAAAGACATTGCCGTACAGCTCAAAAAATTCTGTACCGATGGCATGTATGGCGATGTATTCAACAAGCCCTCCATGCTCGACCCAAGTGTTGAAATCACCACGTTGGAGCTCGATGGGTTCCCGCCTGCGGTGCTTAGACCGGTCATTTTTGCGCTGATGGTGTCGATTAACCAGCAGATGTACCTTTCAGGCTCTCGCTCAACCCCAAAGATGTGCATCATTGAAGAGGCATGGAGTTTACTGTCTGGGGCGAACGAACAAGCGAGGGAGTTCATCAACACCGGTTATCGCACCGCCCGTAAGTTCGGCGGCGCTTTTTGTACGGTGACTCAAGGGATAGAGGATTTCTTTAGCAGCGAGGAAGCCAAAGCCTGCTACAACAACTCCGATATCCACATCATTCTTCGTCAAGGCGAAGGGTTTGATAAATACCTAGCCCAAAACCCCGATGCCTTCTCACCCTTTGAGCAGCGCATCATTAAAAGCTTCGCCCCCTCAGCAGAAGCCGGATACAGCAGCGCGCGTATCAAGGCTGGCGGCCATGTCACCTACCACCGCTTTTTCGCCTCTCCGGTGAAACGCGCCATGTTCTCAACCGAGCCTAAGGAGTTTGAGTATTGTGAAAATCTCTATAAACAAGGTCAATCGCTGGAGCGCGCCATTGAGCAAACCTCCATGCACTTTTATGGCAAAGAAATTGACGCCTTTAATCAAGCCATTGGCGCAAGCACTTAG
- the traW gene encoding type-F conjugative transfer system protein TraW, translating into MAKKLTPLIKPLAQALSLLPFILAAGMATFNAHGKALGQVAPVFPIGEIDMLEWIHQRLKGFEASGQLADMQNEFTERVQQSIENPPPVEGLTTTTNPRTFYVDPSITIPKDIIAPTTGAVIAKAGTRVNPFDSRTWPKVDGQDVLPQFELSKVLVFFDARDAQQRRFASEYQNAKPIKWVLTGGGPNKMATLLDARMYFSQQGHLTQSLNITHVPAIAYQDGTRWRIDEVNVSGLQPLEIE; encoded by the coding sequence ATGGCAAAGAAATTGACGCCTTTAATCAAGCCATTGGCGCAAGCACTTAGTTTGCTGCCTTTTATCCTCGCAGCAGGCATGGCCACTTTTAACGCTCACGGGAAAGCATTGGGGCAAGTCGCCCCGGTCTTCCCTATCGGTGAAATCGACATGCTGGAGTGGATACACCAAAGACTGAAAGGATTTGAGGCCAGTGGTCAATTGGCGGACATGCAAAACGAGTTCACAGAGCGCGTACAACAAAGCATTGAAAATCCACCGCCCGTTGAAGGGTTAACCACCACGACCAACCCCCGCACCTTTTACGTTGACCCAAGCATCACTATCCCTAAAGACATCATCGCCCCCACGACGGGGGCGGTGATAGCCAAGGCGGGTACTAGGGTGAACCCCTTTGACAGCCGCACTTGGCCAAAGGTCGACGGTCAAGACGTTCTACCACAGTTTGAACTCAGTAAGGTGCTGGTCTTTTTTGATGCCAGAGACGCGCAGCAACGAAGATTTGCCAGCGAATATCAAAACGCCAAGCCAATCAAGTGGGTACTGACGGGAGGCGGCCCGAATAAAATGGCGACCTTACTGGACGCAAGAATGTATTTTTCGCAGCAAGGCCACCTAACCCAATCGCTTAACATCACTCACGTCCCTGCTATTGCCTACCAAGACGGCACGCGCTGGCGCATCGATGAGGTGAACGTATCGGGCTTGCAACCCTTGGAGATAGAGTAA
- the traU gene encoding conjugal transfer pilus assembly protein TraU, with protein sequence MIFIAPSTLAASAACKSRFINPITDICWDCLFPMTIGSATVMPSKYPDTTNPTTPISYCPKPPPVFVQVGVNIGYWEPYALTDITRVPYCMVNMGVEMSGANSQRIGGRVTARESDSSDGGFYHGHWYKYPVIYWLQLMQSTACMATDVFDVAYMTEIDPLWDDDELSLIINPEALLFGNLAAQLACVPEAMLTSANVALPIDALFWCLGSQGSAYPLTGTTNYRDTPIQAATLLMEKLNYKLHRQGIIWETRGEDGAICYQYPDPILPKSRYRYQMSAPIPDAAWCHPYTTTTTLWEAGHDNPVTGDNFGFVQWRKRNCVFL encoded by the coding sequence TTGATTTTTATTGCGCCATCCACCCTAGCCGCCAGCGCCGCCTGTAAAAGCCGTTTTATTAACCCCATTACCGATATTTGTTGGGATTGCTTGTTCCCGATGACGATAGGCTCAGCCACGGTCATGCCGTCCAAATATCCAGACACCACCAACCCCACAACGCCTATCTCTTATTGCCCTAAACCCCCACCCGTCTTCGTACAAGTTGGGGTCAACATCGGCTATTGGGAGCCTTATGCCTTAACCGATATCACACGCGTCCCTTACTGCATGGTGAACATGGGCGTAGAAATGTCAGGCGCTAACAGTCAGCGTATCGGCGGGCGCGTTACCGCCAGAGAGAGTGACAGCAGTGACGGCGGTTTTTATCATGGTCATTGGTATAAGTACCCGGTCATTTACTGGTTACAACTGATGCAATCCACTGCTTGCATGGCCACCGATGTGTTTGATGTGGCCTACATGACAGAGATTGACCCACTTTGGGACGACGACGAGTTATCGCTCATTATCAATCCCGAAGCGCTACTGTTTGGTAATCTAGCCGCGCAGCTGGCTTGCGTGCCCGAAGCCATGTTGACCTCAGCGAACGTTGCTTTGCCTATTGATGCGCTGTTTTGGTGTTTAGGCTCACAAGGCAGTGCCTACCCACTGACTGGCACCACCAACTATCGAGACACGCCTATTCAAGCGGCGACACTCTTAATGGAGAAGCTAAACTACAAACTGCATCGGCAGGGGATAATCTGGGAGACGCGCGGTGAAGATGGGGCGATTTGTTATCAATATCCCGATCCTATCTTGCCAAAATCCCGTTATCGGTATCAAATGTCGGCGCCTATTCCCGATGCGGCCTGGTGTCACCCATACACCACGACCACCACACTCTGGGAAGCAGGTCATGACAATCCAGTGACAGGGGACAATTTTGGTTTTGTACAATGGCGAAAGCGCAATTGTGTATTTTTATAA
- the trbC gene encoding type-F conjugative transfer system pilin assembly protein TrbC yields MTILSFEGAFRRSFVFLCCLMAFSTQAYTEQELKAFAKLEQEMASQPETAKPWDTDDIQNQAHAYREEALTLSRNVQDLIKEESLSPLLGIQKPTRNPDQAPKGVMVFVSLTMPKTALKQLLMQSEHLGVPLVIRGVLPQGFPATAKRIESLIRSPNKAPIQSGFSISPDWFKQFDIQRVPAFVSVKQDRCLPKQPCKATDYDILYGNISLYQALDYLATGDAQQNVHPLLRTLYSQ; encoded by the coding sequence ATGACCATTCTATCTTTTGAGGGCGCCTTTCGGCGCTCTTTTGTTTTCCTGTGTTGTTTGATGGCGTTCTCCACTCAAGCTTACACAGAGCAAGAACTCAAAGCCTTTGCCAAACTTGAGCAAGAGATGGCTTCACAGCCAGAGACAGCAAAACCATGGGATACAGACGACATACAAAACCAAGCCCATGCTTATCGAGAAGAAGCGCTGACGCTTAGCCGCAATGTTCAGGACTTGATAAAAGAAGAGAGCCTTTCTCCTTTATTGGGAATACAAAAGCCCACGCGCAACCCTGACCAAGCCCCAAAAGGAGTGATGGTGTTTGTTTCACTGACCATGCCCAAGACCGCGCTCAAGCAGCTGTTGATGCAAAGTGAGCACTTGGGCGTACCACTGGTGATACGCGGCGTCTTACCCCAAGGCTTTCCGGCCACGGCCAAGCGCATTGAGTCCTTAATACGCTCGCCCAACAAGGCGCCCATTCAAAGCGGCTTTTCGATAAGTCCCGATTGGTTTAAGCAGTTTGATATTCAGCGCGTACCGGCGTTTGTTTCGGTTAAACAAGACCGCTGCTTACCCAAGCAGCCTTGTAAAGCCACGGACTACGATATCCTTTACGGTAATATCTCGCTCTATCAAGCTCTGGATTACCTCGCCACGGGCGATGCGCAGCAAAATGTTCATCCATTACTGCGCACGCTCTATTCCCAATAA
- the traN gene encoding type-F conjugative transfer system mating-pair stabilization protein TraN — protein sequence MRIYVLAALTLSLFSTLALANEQQTFTDSVNWAKQAAGQALKPDALPLNIDDYCKDAACREERRNPKQSQLSDSDINAQKGTEFVTNELAQDINANFNKGRPDVKNDPAMQFALLGQENAFEITHGISNAYVDCDTGQQCLKKSTPKVCTQPTNTPVPCNETAILSNPQLITGITPYHSIVYQHDHVRLHGFDTVTLPEKAQTLLSITIPALYAINTWAITTHFYINDHLIYTHKGKNSFQCNPDFEDCSNTVTPGTIQFSPPLTLTSKTITFSRVSEAGEFEPGTLPNWQIPGRAAGRLVWGYTDYEMSWNKQCDRLIPQCKPKERKCIEGKETRNIDGVDITLDCWKYQTLYQCEMADTCQSLPSQCKTVSTHCSLKQNGVCIEHEVTKNCIEKTCRATSMQCGEQSFCLDGECYVPEPKLNGNFDKSVAALAGLAEAVKDIGDPPKIFTGKPMQCSKKLAGFNDCCKDSGWGQGLGAKCSEAEEALGEAKEKGLTLYVGQYCAKKVLGVCTRKKRSYCVYDNKLAKIIQEQGSIQQLGKRLGSAKNPTCAAITPEELGQINFEYIDFKEFYPDMHANTNLPNFDEIKKRLQSATGG from the coding sequence ATGCGGATTTATGTCCTGGCTGCGCTCACGCTCAGTCTTTTTTCTACGCTCGCACTGGCTAACGAGCAACAGACCTTTACCGACAGCGTCAATTGGGCGAAACAAGCAGCCGGTCAAGCGCTCAAACCTGATGCCCTCCCCCTCAACATCGATGACTATTGCAAAGACGCGGCGTGTCGAGAAGAGAGGCGAAACCCAAAACAATCCCAGCTGTCAGACAGTGATATCAACGCCCAAAAGGGAACAGAGTTTGTGACCAATGAATTGGCTCAAGACATCAACGCCAACTTCAACAAAGGGCGACCGGATGTAAAAAACGATCCGGCAATGCAATTTGCCTTACTTGGCCAAGAGAATGCGTTTGAAATCACTCATGGCATTTCGAATGCCTACGTAGACTGCGATACGGGTCAGCAATGCCTTAAAAAATCGACGCCTAAGGTGTGTACGCAACCAACCAACACCCCCGTACCTTGTAATGAAACAGCGATATTAAGTAACCCACAACTCATTACCGGTATTACGCCTTATCATTCTATCGTCTACCAGCATGACCACGTACGCCTACACGGATTTGACACAGTGACGCTCCCAGAAAAAGCGCAGACCTTATTGTCAATCACTATCCCAGCTCTCTATGCCATTAATACTTGGGCCATCACGACTCATTTTTATATCAATGACCACCTTATCTATACGCATAAAGGGAAAAACTCCTTTCAGTGCAATCCTGATTTTGAAGATTGCTCAAACACGGTCACACCTGGCACGATCCAATTTTCTCCACCATTAACGCTAACGTCAAAGACCATCACCTTTTCTCGCGTTTCGGAGGCAGGAGAATTCGAGCCGGGAACGCTCCCTAACTGGCAAATACCAGGGCGCGCCGCAGGTCGTCTTGTCTGGGGGTATACCGATTATGAAATGAGTTGGAACAAACAATGTGACCGTCTCATCCCTCAATGCAAACCCAAAGAGCGTAAATGCATTGAAGGAAAAGAAACACGCAATATTGATGGCGTGGATATCACGCTGGATTGTTGGAAATACCAGACACTTTACCAGTGTGAAATGGCTGATACCTGCCAATCGTTACCAAGCCAATGCAAAACCGTGAGCACTCATTGCAGCCTCAAACAAAACGGGGTGTGCATCGAGCATGAAGTCACGAAAAACTGTATTGAGAAGACCTGCAGAGCCACGAGCATGCAGTGTGGTGAGCAATCTTTCTGTCTTGATGGAGAGTGCTACGTGCCCGAGCCCAAACTTAACGGCAACTTTGATAAATCCGTCGCCGCGCTCGCAGGGCTTGCCGAGGCGGTGAAAGACATCGGCGACCCACCCAAAATATTCACGGGTAAGCCAATGCAATGCAGCAAAAAACTTGCAGGCTTTAATGACTGCTGTAAAGACTCAGGATGGGGGCAAGGCTTAGGAGCAAAATGCAGCGAAGCGGAAGAAGCGCTCGGTGAAGCCAAAGAGAAAGGCTTAACCCTGTACGTGGGGCAATACTGCGCCAAGAAAGTGCTCGGAGTTTGCACCCGTAAAAAACGCAGTTACTGCGTTTACGACAATAAGCTTGCTAAAATCATCCAAGAGCAAGGCTCTATTCAACAACTGGGTAAACGATTGGGCAGTGCCAAAAACCCCACCTGCGCCGCCATTACGCCCGAAGAGCTAGGACAAATTAACTTTGAATACATTGATTTTAAAGAGTTCTATCCAGACATGCACGCCAACACCAACCTCCCCAACTTTGATGAAATCAAAAAACGCCTTCAAAGTGCCACGGGGGGATAA
- the traF gene encoding type-F conjugative transfer system pilin assembly protein TraF produces the protein MMMKKSLLYVITLTLLAPLPSALANDAPPGWRWYNEPRQAPKTPKPKPLPSNTQTTVSPPRTLSATEQMDWFHSAHIEAQNDAAIHPKDKDKLAKFLALNHFITDQTDQLGMTFKALLLERPEFSYTKDHPTEQAARQVYLELEDKKKTDAVEKMKQDGWGFFFVYEGKDTLSQQLAPSIQAFADQYHFELLGISNDDTFITNLKKNRHNQGKVSVPFTPALILVHPSTGEMKPLAYGWISQNDLVGRFYNVATNFKQSNF, from the coding sequence ATGATGATGAAAAAATCTCTGCTTTACGTCATTACCCTAACGCTGCTTGCCCCTCTACCTTCTGCTCTCGCCAATGACGCCCCTCCAGGGTGGCGATGGTACAACGAGCCAAGACAAGCACCCAAAACGCCCAAACCCAAGCCGCTGCCAAGCAATACCCAAACCACTGTGTCACCGCCTAGAACCTTATCGGCCACCGAACAGATGGACTGGTTTCACTCTGCGCATATTGAAGCGCAAAACGACGCCGCCATTCATCCCAAAGATAAAGACAAGCTCGCTAAGTTTTTAGCGTTAAATCACTTTATCACAGACCAAACCGACCAATTAGGCATGACTTTTAAAGCGCTGCTGCTCGAAAGACCTGAGTTCTCTTACACCAAAGACCACCCGACGGAGCAAGCCGCAAGACAGGTGTATTTAGAACTGGAGGATAAGAAGAAAACCGACGCGGTTGAAAAGATGAAACAAGACGGATGGGGGTTTTTCTTTGTCTATGAAGGTAAAGATACACTCAGCCAACAACTCGCCCCGTCCATCCAAGCGTTTGCTGACCAATACCATTTTGAGTTATTGGGTATCAGCAATGATGATACTTTCATCACTAACCTCAAAAAAAACCGCCATAACCAAGGCAAAGTCTCAGTGCCTTTTACACCTGCATTGATTTTAGTGCACCCAAGCACTGGAGAGATGAAGCCACTGGCGTATGGCTGGATAAGTCAAAATGATTTAGTGGGTCGCTTCTACAATGTCGCCACCAACTTTAAGCAATCGAATTTTTAA
- the trbB gene encoding type-F conjugative transfer system pilin assembly thiol-disulfide isomerase TrbB, with protein MPFFRILLLSLTLLTTSAHAAMQNQYALAFFFESTCPYCHKTAPKITRLGEKFQLPVYAFSVDGVGIAGFEVPIPVTPEIGRTFFPSNGKAVMPATFLMNVNSRKFSRLSIGDVPESTLAQSIQQALSDPRVQEALR; from the coding sequence ATGCCCTTTTTCCGGATATTATTGCTTAGTTTAACTCTGTTAACCACAAGCGCACACGCGGCCATGCAAAACCAATACGCCCTCGCGTTCTTTTTCGAAAGCACGTGTCCATACTGCCATAAGACCGCGCCTAAAATCACTCGCCTTGGTGAGAAATTTCAATTACCGGTTTACGCCTTCTCTGTGGATGGCGTGGGGATTGCTGGCTTTGAAGTGCCTATTCCTGTCACACCAGAGATAGGCAGGACTTTTTTCCCAAGCAACGGTAAAGCCGTCATGCCCGCGACCTTTTTAATGAACGTCAATAGCCGTAAGTTCTCACGCTTGAGCATTGGGGACGTACCAGAAAGCACGCTCGCCCAAAGTATCCAACAAGCCTTAAGCGATCCGCGCGTGCAGGAGGCTCTTCGATGA